A single genomic interval of Paenibacillus macerans harbors:
- a CDS encoding alcohol dehydrogenase catalytic domain-containing protein, with amino-acid sequence MLVRIVYAAVIPLDYIPGFYASGVVEEVGQDVTEFKPGDRRFLVVSKGPMQNMALRKPKN; translated from the coding sequence GTGCTCGTTCGCATCGTGTATGCTGCAGTCATTCCACTTGACTACATCCCGGGATTCTATGCTTCCGGAGTTGTCGAGGAGGTGGGGCAAGATGTAACGGAGTTTAAGCCAGGGGATCGCAGATTTTTGGTAGTGTCAAAGGGGCCTATGCAGAATATGGCATTGCGAAAGCCCAAGAATTAG
- a CDS encoding MerR family transcriptional regulator produces the protein MKRHWKVGDLAKLAGLTVRTLRYYDQIGLFSPSGQTESGHRLYNESDLSRLQQILSLKELGLSLEEVRSVLNGGQISPLEIVNLQMARIKEQIKQQQTLLDQLQHVSKAMQGKAPLAVEDFTELLRAMKKSHEKLVVERRASWERRLDLLGDFLAETEEQSKSKED, from the coding sequence ATGAAACGACATTGGAAGGTCGGGGATCTTGCCAAACTGGCGGGACTCACCGTGCGAACTTTGCGATATTACGATCAAATCGGCTTGTTCTCACCATCCGGCCAGACGGAGTCCGGTCACAGGCTGTACAATGAATCCGATCTGTCGCGCCTGCAGCAGATTTTATCGCTTAAGGAATTGGGCTTGTCTCTGGAGGAGGTCAGGTCCGTCTTAAACGGCGGACAGATCAGCCCGCTGGAAATCGTCAACCTGCAAATGGCGCGAATCAAGGAGCAAATCAAACAGCAGCAAACGCTCCTTGACCAGCTTCAGCATGTATCCAAAGCGATGCAGGGGAAGGCGCCCTTAGCGGTTGAAGACTTCACGGAACTCTTGCGAGCGATGAAAAAGAGCCATGAGAAGCTGGTCGTCGAGCGCCGGGCAAGCTGGGAGCGCCGTCTGGATTTACTGGGCGATTTTCTTGCCGAAACAGAGGAACAATCGAAATCTAAGGAGGACTGA
- a CDS encoding SRPBCC family protein — MTERFVKHATFVVERTYAAPPARVYRAWADPAAKAKWFSKADIFEFRVGGREYSSGGPPEGPVFTFDACYQEIVPEQRIVYSYTLDSGDERISVSLTTVELIPIEGGTKLVFTEQGAFFDGHDTPEVREQGTSEMLDTLGNTLEQEV, encoded by the coding sequence GTGACCGAACGATTTGTCAAGCACGCCACCTTCGTCGTGGAGCGGACTTATGCCGCACCGCCTGCGAGGGTCTACCGGGCCTGGGCCGATCCGGCCGCCAAAGCAAAGTGGTTTTCAAAAGCCGATATTTTCGAATTCCGCGTCGGAGGACGCGAATACAGCAGCGGAGGTCCGCCGGAGGGGCCCGTCTTTACCTTTGATGCTTGCTACCAGGAGATTGTACCGGAGCAGCGCATCGTCTATAGCTACACTTTGGATTCGGGCGACGAGCGAATCTCCGTTTCGCTCACCACGGTCGAGCTTATCCCGATCGAGGGCGGGACGAAGCTGGTCTTCACCGAGCAAGGGGCCTTTTTCGATGGACACGATACGCCGGAAGTGCGTGAGCAGGGCACAAGTGAGATGCTTGATACCCTTGGCAACACGCTCGAACAGGAGGTATAA
- a CDS encoding SRPBCC family protein produces MTAIIGDNEIISSRQFHLPSERVFEAWTNPDQLARWWGPNGFTNTFHEFDLRPGGAWRYVMHGPDGVDYPNHCVFEEIVVLERIVLRHLSGHEFLVTAAFEDLDGGTKVVFRQLFMKTEEFEEAKSYCAEGNEQNLDRLEASLEQTKGRPSE; encoded by the coding sequence ATGACCGCTATCATTGGTGATAATGAAATTATCTCCTCACGCCAATTCCATTTGCCAAGTGAGCGGGTTTTTGAAGCGTGGACGAACCCCGATCAATTGGCACGTTGGTGGGGACCGAACGGTTTCACCAATACGTTCCATGAATTCGATTTACGCCCGGGCGGAGCGTGGCGTTATGTCATGCACGGGCCGGATGGCGTGGACTATCCCAACCATTGCGTTTTTGAGGAAATCGTGGTTTTGGAACGAATCGTACTCAGACATTTGTCCGGCCATGAATTTCTGGTAACGGCTGCTTTCGAGGACCTTGACGGCGGAACAAAGGTCGTTTTTCGCCAGCTATTTATGAAAACGGAGGAGTTCGAAGAAGCCAAGAGCTACTGCGCCGAGGGCAATGAACAAAACTTGGACCGGCTGGAAGCTTCGTTGGAGCAAACCAAGGGGCGTCCTTCGGAATAA
- a CDS encoding uracil-DNA glycosylase, translated as MDHPFVILPEEQAPAGIQHCVCCELSKQRNRVVWGEGNPQAPLMMILDNPGAREDREGNPFLCGTRETFQLGMREAGIDMSSVYVTYLLKCRPLRAYNKPEARAACFPHLQLQLLQKQPSVLFGFGNVVAQALFPQKENASVKELRGSWHDFQGLPIGFTYHPLAVRRRPNLLKFFVGDLKALKEKWKERSTSS; from the coding sequence ATGGATCATCCCTTTGTAATTCTGCCTGAAGAACAAGCGCCAGCAGGTATTCAGCATTGTGTATGCTGCGAACTGTCCAAGCAGCGGAATCGCGTCGTCTGGGGGGAAGGAAATCCGCAAGCCCCGCTGATGATGATCCTGGATAATCCGGGAGCCCGGGAGGACCGGGAAGGAAATCCGTTTTTGTGCGGTACCCGGGAGACCTTCCAACTCGGCATGAGGGAAGCGGGGATCGATATGAGTTCGGTTTATGTCACTTATTTACTGAAATGCCGGCCGCTGCGCGCTTACAATAAGCCCGAGGCCAGAGCGGCATGTTTTCCTCATCTGCAGTTGCAGCTGCTTCAGAAGCAGCCGTCGGTGTTGTTCGGCTTCGGGAATGTCGTGGCGCAAGCCTTATTCCCGCAGAAGGAGAACGCCAGTGTCAAGGAATTGCGGGGGAGCTGGCACGATTTCCAAGGCTTGCCTATCGGCTTTACCTATCACCCGCTTGCCGTAAGAAGGAGGCCCAATTTGCTAAAGTTCTTCGTAGGGGACTTGAAAGCTTTGAAAGAGAAGTGGAAGGAAAGATCGACCTCATCATAA
- a CDS encoding glycoside hydrolase family 16 protein, protein MKQKVFSLFLALVMMASVSLLSTSPVQAAEGAGTATITSMDYFSASDGPVITKSGVGQASYGFVMPKFNGGSATWNDVIQDLGVNVKVGGSWVDIDSAGSFVYNQNWGHWSDSGFNGYWFTLSATTEIQLYSKANGVTLDYTLVFQNINKTTITAMTPTQGPQITADTTGGAGFTYPVFNNDPAIPFAAVADDLKVYVKPVNSSAWIDIDNNAASGWIYDKNFGHFTDGGGGYWFNVTESINVKLESKTSLVNVIYTIIFNEPVRNSYVITPYDGTTFTANESGAIGVPLPKIDGNAPVADELGNFVYQINMGGQWVNLGDSGQSGFVYSANGYNNMSAANQWGYWVDHIYGLWFQPIQEDLQIRIGYPLNGQAGGNVGDNFVYYTFIGNPNAPRPDVTDGEDISVGTPSNPAIEGMELIWQDEFSENKLDTSKWNYELGYYLNDDPGTWGWGNAELQHYTNSTQNVFIQDGKLNIRALNEPKSFPQDPSRYAQYSSGKINTKDHFSLKYGRVDFRAKLPAGNGIWPAFWMLPQDNVYGSWAASGEIDVMEARGRLPGTSSGAIHFGGQWPANTHVSGEYHFPEGQTIANDFHVYSVVWEEDNIKWYVDGKFFFKANRDQWYSAAAPNNPNAPFDQPFYLIMNLAIGGNFDGGVTPNPGDIPATLQVDYVRVYKDNGGGQQNPEEPAPPSTIVIGDEVKGLKKTGDDLLFYVNGATFADLHYKVNNGVQLNVAMTGAGNGNYTYAVNNLKQGDTVEYFFTYNPGQGALDTPWQTYVHGVTQGTPE, encoded by the coding sequence ATGAAGCAAAAAGTTTTCAGTTTGTTCCTGGCGCTAGTTATGATGGCCAGCGTCAGCCTGCTATCAACTTCGCCGGTTCAGGCCGCTGAAGGAGCGGGAACGGCCACTATCACCTCTATGGATTATTTTTCAGCGTCGGACGGACCTGTCATCACAAAATCAGGGGTTGGACAAGCCAGTTACGGATTTGTGATGCCTAAATTCAATGGAGGCTCCGCCACCTGGAATGATGTGATCCAAGACTTGGGCGTTAATGTGAAAGTGGGCGGCAGTTGGGTCGATATTGACAGTGCCGGCAGCTTTGTCTACAACCAAAACTGGGGCCACTGGAGCGACAGCGGCTTTAACGGTTATTGGTTCACTCTTTCCGCGACAACCGAAATTCAACTGTACTCCAAAGCGAATGGGGTTACGCTGGATTACACTCTTGTGTTTCAAAACATCAACAAAACCACCATTACGGCGATGACGCCTACACAAGGGCCGCAAATTACGGCGGATACTACGGGCGGCGCCGGCTTTACCTATCCGGTTTTCAACAATGATCCGGCAATCCCCTTTGCAGCTGTGGCCGATGATTTGAAAGTGTACGTAAAACCTGTAAACAGCAGTGCATGGATCGATATTGACAACAATGCGGCCAGCGGCTGGATCTACGATAAAAACTTCGGCCATTTCACCGATGGAGGCGGCGGCTACTGGTTTAACGTCACGGAGTCGATCAACGTCAAATTAGAATCGAAAACCTCTTTGGTTAACGTCATTTATACCATTATCTTTAATGAACCCGTAAGAAATTCTTATGTCATTACTCCCTACGACGGAACGACCTTCACGGCCAATGAAAGCGGTGCGATCGGTGTGCCGCTGCCTAAGATTGATGGAAACGCGCCGGTAGCCGATGAGCTTGGAAATTTCGTATACCAGATTAACATGGGTGGGCAATGGGTCAATTTAGGGGATTCCGGTCAGAGCGGATTTGTATACTCCGCCAACGGTTACAATAACATGTCCGCCGCCAATCAGTGGGGGTATTGGGTCGACCACATCTACGGGCTATGGTTCCAGCCCATCCAGGAAGATCTGCAGATCCGCATCGGCTATCCATTAAACGGGCAGGCGGGCGGAAATGTCGGTGATAATTTCGTCTACTACACCTTTATCGGAAACCCGAACGCTCCCCGTCCGGATGTAACCGATGGCGAGGATATTTCTGTCGGAACGCCAAGCAACCCGGCCATTGAGGGCATGGAGCTCATCTGGCAGGATGAATTTAGCGAAAATAAGCTGGATACGAGCAAATGGAACTATGAACTGGGTTACTATCTCAATGACGATCCCGGTACCTGGGGTTGGGGCAATGCGGAACTGCAGCACTATACAAACAGTACGCAAAATGTATTTATCCAGGACGGAAAGTTAAACATCCGGGCCTTAAACGAGCCCAAATCCTTCCCGCAGGATCCTAGCCGGTATGCACAATACTCCTCCGGGAAAATCAATACCAAAGATCATTTTTCGCTCAAATACGGCAGAGTGGATTTTCGCGCCAAGCTGCCTGCAGGAAATGGCATCTGGCCGGCCTTCTGGATGCTTCCGCAAGATAATGTCTACGGTTCGTGGGCCGCATCCGGCGAAATTGATGTGATGGAAGCGAGAGGACGGTTGCCCGGCACGTCCAGCGGCGCTATCCACTTTGGCGGACAATGGCCGGCGAATACCCATGTCTCCGGCGAATATCATTTCCCGGAAGGGCAAACCATCGCCAATGATTTTCACGTATATTCCGTAGTCTGGGAAGAGGACAACATTAAATGGTATGTCGACGGCAAGTTCTTCTTTAAAGCTAACAGGGATCAATGGTATTCCGCAGCTGCGCCGAACAATCCGAACGCCCCTTTCGACCAGCCGTTCTACCTGATTATGAATCTGGCGATCGGCGGGAACTTTGACGGCGGTGTGACTCCGAATCCCGGCGATATCCCGGCAACGTTGCAAGTAGATTATGTGCGTGTTTACAAAGACAACGGCGGCGGCCAGCAGAATCCTGAAGAACCGGCGCCCCCTTCCACGATCGTCATCGGCGATGAGGTGAAGGGCCTGAAGAAAACAGGCGATGACTTATTGTTCTATGTAAACGGCGCAACCTTCGCCGACTTGCACTACAAGGTCAATAACGGCGTACAGCTGAACGTGGCCATGACCGGGGCGGGGAACGGCAACTATACCTATGCGGTCAATAATCTGAAACAGGGGGATACCGTCGAGTACTTCTTTACCTATAACCCCGGGCAGGGAGCGCTGGATACCCCTTGGCAAACTTATGTCCATGGGGTAACGCAAGGAACTCCGGAGTAA
- a CDS encoding transglutaminase-like domain-containing protein, which yields MRNIVFAIVGLFALLMWAPDVQAAPSEDWLGLEQLDRGAVVIRYDAEAGAKTKLMIAKGNDKYTYVLSPDKRQEVFPLQMGNGEYKVTVLEQVSGTKYKIVQEAAVTLQLADDSKVFLNSVQNVDWSDRDQAAQLAKKLAQSAPSDEKKVHAIYEYIVGTIRYDHTLAASELTDYLPDSNRTLAGRKGMCYDYASLFASMLRSIGIPAKLVMGTSEYVDVYHAWNEVYLNGQWVTIDTTVDAGWKSSETGVNMIKDASRYSPVKYY from the coding sequence ATGCGCAACATTGTGTTCGCTATTGTAGGGCTTTTTGCGTTATTGATGTGGGCTCCGGATGTACAAGCTGCCCCGTCCGAAGATTGGTTGGGTTTGGAGCAGTTGGACCGTGGCGCCGTCGTCATTCGTTATGATGCGGAAGCCGGGGCCAAAACGAAGCTCATGATCGCAAAAGGTAATGACAAATATACCTATGTCCTTTCGCCGGATAAGCGGCAGGAAGTATTTCCGCTCCAGATGGGCAATGGTGAATATAAGGTTACCGTTCTGGAACAAGTCAGCGGTACCAAATACAAAATCGTTCAGGAAGCGGCCGTTACACTTCAACTTGCGGATGACAGCAAAGTGTTTTTGAACTCTGTGCAAAATGTCGATTGGAGCGATAGGGATCAGGCAGCCCAGCTTGCGAAGAAGCTTGCCCAATCCGCTCCGTCCGACGAGAAGAAAGTGCACGCTATTTATGAATATATTGTCGGGACGATCCGGTACGATCATACTCTGGCAGCCAGCGAATTGACGGACTACCTTCCCGATAGCAACCGCACGTTGGCAGGGCGGAAAGGGATGTGTTACGACTATGCCTCCTTGTTCGCTTCCATGTTGCGGAGTATCGGAATTCCGGCCAAGCTTGTTATGGGAACTTCGGAATACGTTGATGTTTACCACGCTTGGAATGAAGTTTATTTGAACGGACAATGGGTAACCATTGATACAACTGTCGATGCGGGCTGGAAGAGCAGTGAGACAGGGGTCAACATGATTAAAGACGCCTCGCGTTATTCCCCGGTGAAATACTATTGA
- a CDS encoding collagen binding domain-containing protein, whose product MALLLLMQTLYGASVWTANAAAGVQESTGSAQESVTDSVYDRPAPVARPVARPVASAESILTKVVLTDLNGTVIDAVYNPDSSLDVGAAVNLSYEWELPNGHGYKNGDTFSFELPRQFEIFTDIDAPLLADQGKVGRFTVDLNGKVVMTFNDYVESHSNIAGKLEIRTEFKKEVLKGSTEVVIAIPVKSGVQTAIVNLKPKGGKLIEKQGKAIGKDRIDWTVQVNKSLEKIKHAVITDALPEGLELIADSVEVYRLQVNGDGSAALGDKVDSGKYKVETNGGAKLELAFQDETIGKAYEIRFSTKLTGEQSRFENTAVLSGDGTEDAKSTATVTVNRGQFLDKSFSVDNSTGIITWTVKYNFNEKKIPKEKAVITDEFSEIHTWIADSLKVYNGDSKADKDLVAKDEYTAESAGKNGFSLQFEKDIDSPYTIVYQTKPVDRTIADGKQVKNKVVSGDASKEVTTPAQGSRALVKGVQNIDFAGKTAKWLITVNGDKRPDGGKYSMKDVVITDTFPQGGLEFVPDSMIVKADGKLVPKSDYKVEYDNVRSGFVIKFLKTIDTTYTIEYETKFNIGWLKERKLDFKNRAVMTWTEDGEKKGPIQREAAFSSDDYTKNNGGKDGSYDPVNKEITWNIKMNYNLDPLDKAIVTDVLKQEQKFVPNSVKVYAMELTGGRNGVKKGAEVSAAQYEVTEPSEANGNKLTVQFKNKIASAYWIEFKTSLQDTLIVKTMDNTAELWNGSDKAAIWNASVTIPHGGEYVTKKGAQNGNKIDWTIRINEGQSHISNAKIIDYPSVNQVLIEDSFRLYKAKVNANGEAVKAEELTKGKDYTLTITRLDGDQETFELKFTDAISTAYILEYQSFIAAGDKEAVQNKVALEGDQLKTELRETTEEVIVRTSSGSGSGGGVTGSLEVTKVDRDDNTKPLAGAKFALYDAAGKRAPNVITTDAEGKALFTKLLYDDYILEELAAPEGYKIDQATWNVTIDSSITSQGNVLKMTVTNSKVPVKPGEPSNPSDPSDPSDPSDPGNPGNPTRPDRPSTPVTPGDPSTPSNPETPPTGEVEVPDEDIPRGEPATPQTPSADDSETPTVDVGEEDIPRGEPKPEKPKPQTPASEKPVSMLPKTGEESRYPYYLTGLGLIVLGVWLSRRRLTK is encoded by the coding sequence GTGGCATTGCTGTTGCTGATGCAGACGCTGTATGGCGCATCCGTTTGGACGGCGAACGCAGCGGCCGGCGTGCAAGAATCAACGGGCAGCGCGCAAGAATCCGTGACGGATAGCGTATATGACCGGCCGGCGCCAGTCGCCAGGCCAGTCGCCAGGCCAGTCGCCAGTGCGGAGAGTATTTTAACCAAAGTCGTGTTAACCGATTTAAACGGTACCGTGATTGATGCGGTGTATAATCCCGATAGCAGTTTGGACGTCGGCGCGGCCGTCAACCTCAGCTATGAATGGGAGCTTCCAAACGGACACGGCTACAAGAATGGAGATACATTCAGCTTCGAGCTGCCGCGGCAGTTTGAAATTTTTACGGATATTGATGCCCCGCTTCTTGCCGATCAAGGGAAAGTCGGCCGGTTTACGGTCGATCTGAACGGGAAAGTTGTGATGACCTTCAATGATTACGTGGAGAGTCATTCCAACATCGCCGGCAAGCTGGAAATTCGTACGGAATTTAAGAAGGAAGTCCTTAAAGGCAGTACGGAAGTCGTTATTGCCATTCCAGTAAAAAGCGGAGTGCAGACCGCTATCGTGAATCTGAAGCCGAAGGGCGGAAAGCTGATCGAAAAGCAAGGGAAAGCGATCGGCAAAGATCGGATCGATTGGACGGTTCAAGTTAACAAGTCGCTGGAAAAAATCAAGCACGCGGTGATCACTGACGCACTGCCTGAAGGTTTGGAGCTTATTGCTGACTCTGTGGAGGTTTACCGTTTGCAAGTTAACGGTGACGGATCGGCGGCCCTTGGCGACAAGGTAGATTCCGGCAAATATAAGGTCGAAACGAACGGTGGCGCGAAACTGGAGCTTGCGTTCCAGGATGAGACGATCGGCAAGGCTTATGAGATTCGCTTTTCGACGAAGCTTACCGGTGAGCAGTCGCGCTTTGAAAACACCGCTGTCTTGTCCGGCGACGGAACGGAAGATGCCAAATCGACCGCTACGGTAACGGTAAACCGCGGCCAATTTTTGGATAAATCGTTTAGCGTGGATAACAGCACCGGAATCATCACTTGGACTGTGAAATACAATTTCAATGAAAAGAAGATTCCAAAAGAGAAAGCGGTCATCACGGATGAATTCAGCGAAATTCATACATGGATTGCCGATTCGCTGAAGGTGTACAACGGGGATTCGAAGGCTGATAAAGATCTGGTTGCCAAGGATGAATACACCGCCGAATCGGCGGGTAAGAACGGATTCAGCCTTCAATTCGAGAAGGATATCGATTCGCCTTATACGATCGTTTACCAGACGAAGCCGGTCGATCGGACGATCGCCGACGGGAAGCAGGTGAAGAACAAAGTCGTGTCGGGTGATGCGTCCAAGGAAGTGACCACCCCGGCCCAAGGAAGCCGCGCTCTGGTGAAAGGCGTACAGAACATCGATTTTGCCGGCAAAACGGCGAAATGGCTGATTACGGTCAACGGCGATAAACGGCCGGACGGCGGCAAGTACAGCATGAAGGATGTAGTCATTACGGATACGTTCCCGCAGGGCGGTCTTGAATTCGTTCCGGATTCCATGATCGTAAAAGCGGATGGGAAGCTCGTTCCTAAAAGCGATTATAAGGTTGAGTACGACAATGTACGCAGCGGCTTTGTCATCAAGTTCCTGAAGACCATTGACACCACGTATACGATCGAGTATGAAACGAAGTTTAACATCGGCTGGCTGAAGGAGCGAAAGCTCGATTTTAAGAACAGAGCTGTCATGACGTGGACCGAGGACGGCGAGAAGAAAGGGCCGATCCAACGGGAAGCCGCCTTCTCCTCCGACGATTATACGAAAAACAATGGCGGTAAAGACGGCAGCTACGATCCTGTCAACAAAGAGATCACGTGGAACATTAAGATGAATTACAATCTCGATCCGCTTGACAAAGCCATCGTAACGGATGTTCTGAAGCAGGAGCAGAAGTTTGTTCCGAATTCGGTAAAGGTGTATGCGATGGAGCTGACGGGGGGACGCAATGGCGTTAAGAAGGGCGCTGAAGTTTCGGCTGCTCAATACGAGGTGACGGAACCGTCCGAAGCGAACGGAAACAAACTGACCGTTCAATTTAAGAACAAGATCGCATCGGCCTATTGGATCGAGTTCAAAACATCGCTGCAGGACACGTTGATTGTCAAGACGATGGATAATACCGCTGAGCTGTGGAACGGCAGCGATAAAGCGGCGATATGGAACGCCAGCGTGACGATTCCGCATGGCGGCGAGTACGTGACGAAGAAAGGCGCCCAAAATGGAAATAAAATCGATTGGACGATTCGCATTAATGAAGGCCAGTCGCATATTTCCAACGCCAAAATTATCGATTATCCAAGCGTGAATCAGGTTTTGATCGAAGATTCGTTCCGCCTCTACAAAGCCAAGGTCAATGCAAACGGTGAAGCGGTCAAAGCGGAAGAATTGACCAAAGGGAAGGACTACACGTTAACCATCACAAGGCTTGACGGCGATCAAGAGACGTTTGAATTAAAGTTCACGGACGCCATCTCCACGGCTTATATTTTAGAATACCAGTCGTTCATTGCCGCTGGAGATAAAGAAGCTGTGCAAAATAAGGTAGCGCTCGAAGGAGATCAGCTGAAGACCGAGCTTAGGGAAACGACGGAAGAGGTCATTGTCCGTACTTCCTCCGGTTCAGGTTCGGGCGGCGGCGTAACGGGCAGCCTGGAAGTGACGAAGGTGGACCGCGACGACAACACGAAGCCGCTGGCGGGAGCGAAGTTCGCGCTTTACGATGCAGCGGGCAAACGGGCGCCGAACGTAATTACTACGGATGCGGAAGGCAAAGCCCTGTTTACGAAACTGTTGTATGACGATTATATTTTGGAGGAGTTAGCCGCTCCGGAAGGATATAAGATCGATCAGGCAACTTGGAACGTAACGATCGACTCCAGTATTACGAGCCAAGGCAATGTGCTGAAAATGACCGTAACGAACAGCAAGGTACCCGTTAAACCTGGCGAGCCGTCGAATCCGTCCGATCCGTCCGATCCGTCCGATCCGTCCGATCCGGGCAATCCCGGGAACCCAACGAGACCGGACCGTCCATCGACTCCGGTAACGCCGGGCGATCCTTCGACTCCGTCAAATCCGGAGACGCCGCCGACCGGCGAAGTAGAAGTGCCGGATGAAGATATCCCGAGAGGCGAACCGGCAACACCTCAAACGCCTTCGGCGGATGATTCGGAAACGCCTACCGTTGATGTCGGAGAAGAGGATATTCCACGCGGCGAGCCGAAGCCGGAGAAGCCGAAGCCGCAAACTCCGGCTTCGGAGAAGCCGGTATCCATGCTTCCGAAGACCGGTGAAGAAAGCCGTTATCCGTACTATTTGACGGGTCTCGGACTGATCGTTCTCGGTGTATGGTTAAGCCGCAGACGACTAACCAAGTAA